In Arthrobacter sp. UKPF54-2, the following are encoded in one genomic region:
- a CDS encoding stealth family protein, with the protein MQLQIHTPSTARRDDITDALIQDEIYYGSQAGEEDHAHAEVTSAAAVARFRTRPDVVRRHGRYALINDNRTPYQAMVEDLLFLRSVLAGANLDYLLVRGNNDRPVIAVDWKNRRELRAALVEACRDEPFYSMTVDAKKKSSVLVADGELSPNRQGRIFRLYRPRVEPEGGLEFGASAGVQLELWSFEGDQLILPIENSLTRRTLLAQDAVRGTVERYGHTWPTIENMFADHASDINFDIDLVFSWVDGSSPEYIAARRARMAGVVVGEGDDHEARFRQINELKYALRSVYMFAPWIRRIFIATDSPAPAWLADHPSVTIVRSEEFFADPSVLPTHNSQAVECQLHHIEGLSEHFLYSNDDMFFGRAVRPDMFFTPGGITKFIEAETRIGLGDNAAERSGFENAARVNRKLLWDRFGRITTRHLEHTAAPLRRSVVAQMEQEFPDEFAKTAASRFRGADNISVTNSFYHYYALLTGRAVTQTAAKVRYVDTTARAGLNYLPKLLSKRNMDFFCLNDGSFPEVPAEERAELVTDFLEKYFPIKAPWEK; encoded by the coding sequence ATGCAGTTACAGATCCACACACCTTCCACAGCTCGGAGAGACGACATTACGGACGCATTGATCCAGGACGAGATTTACTACGGCAGCCAGGCCGGCGAGGAGGACCACGCCCACGCGGAGGTCACTTCGGCCGCCGCCGTTGCCAGGTTCCGCACCCGCCCCGACGTGGTACGCCGGCACGGCCGGTATGCGCTGATCAATGACAACCGCACGCCGTACCAGGCCATGGTGGAGGACCTGCTTTTCCTGCGCTCGGTGCTGGCCGGCGCCAACCTGGACTACCTGCTGGTCCGCGGCAATAACGACCGTCCGGTCATTGCGGTGGACTGGAAGAACCGCCGGGAGCTGCGGGCCGCCCTGGTCGAGGCCTGCCGGGACGAGCCGTTCTACTCCATGACCGTGGACGCAAAGAAGAAGTCCTCGGTGCTGGTGGCCGACGGAGAGCTGTCACCGAACCGCCAGGGCCGCATCTTCCGGCTGTACCGGCCCCGGGTGGAACCGGAGGGCGGCCTCGAGTTCGGCGCCTCGGCCGGGGTCCAGCTGGAGCTCTGGAGCTTCGAGGGCGACCAACTGATCCTGCCGATCGAAAACTCGCTGACCCGGCGGACCCTGCTGGCCCAGGACGCGGTCCGCGGCACCGTTGAACGCTACGGCCACACCTGGCCCACCATCGAGAACATGTTCGCCGACCATGCCAGCGACATCAACTTCGATATCGATCTGGTGTTTTCGTGGGTCGACGGCAGCTCCCCCGAGTACATCGCCGCCCGCCGGGCCCGGATGGCCGGCGTCGTCGTGGGCGAGGGGGATGACCACGAGGCCCGCTTCCGCCAGATCAACGAGCTGAAATACGCGCTGCGCTCGGTCTACATGTTCGCGCCGTGGATCCGGCGGATTTTCATTGCCACTGACTCCCCGGCCCCGGCCTGGCTCGCGGACCACCCGAGCGTGACGATCGTGCGCAGCGAGGAGTTCTTCGCCGACCCGTCGGTGCTGCCAACGCACAATTCCCAGGCGGTCGAGTGCCAACTCCACCACATCGAGGGCCTCTCCGAGCATTTCCTGTACTCCAATGACGACATGTTCTTCGGCCGAGCCGTGCGGCCGGACATGTTCTTCACCCCGGGCGGGATCACCAAGTTCATCGAGGCGGAGACGCGCATCGGCCTGGGCGACAACGCCGCGGAGCGCAGCGGGTTCGAAAACGCGGCGCGGGTGAACCGGAAGCTGCTCTGGGACCGCTTCGGCCGGATCACCACCCGCCACCTCGAACACACCGCCGCTCCGCTTCGACGCAGCGTGGTTGCCCAGATGGAGCAGGAGTTCCCGGACGAGTTCGCCAAGACGGCGGCCAGCAGGTTCCGCGGTGCGGACAACATCTCGGTGACGAATTCGTTCTACCACTACTACGCGCTGCTGACCGGCCGGGCCGTGACCCAGACGGCGGCGAAGGTGAGGTACGTGGACACCACGGCCCGGGCTGGCCTGAACTACCTGCCCAAGCTGCTCTCCAAGCGGAACATGGACTTCTTCTGCCTCAACGACGGAAGCTTTCCGGAGGTACCGGCCGAGGAACGCGCCGAACTCGTAACGGATTTCCTGGAGAAGTACTTCCCGATCAAGGCGCCCTGGGAAAAGTAG
- a CDS encoding phosphodiesterase produces the protein MELIEAEHPRPRHFLLHLSDPHLLGGPDPLHGVVDSDSRLRQLFDQVRASGARPEAVIFTGDLADRGEAEAYAKLRTIVDPACRAMGAKVIWAMGNHDDRANFRTGLLDQPADDAPVDHSYFIDGLRIITLDTSVPGFHHGELTPQQLEWLAAELATPAPDGTILALHHPPVPSVLDLAVLVELRGQSALAGVLRNSDVRTILGGHLHYSTSATFAGIPVSVASATCYTQDLNVPVGGSRGRDSGQSFNLVHVYEHTIVHSVVQVGDTLPAVGEFVTAEETQRRIAAAGIRIPAQARPEDPAKASHDRRMTTLN, from the coding sequence ATGGAGCTCATCGAGGCCGAGCACCCCCGGCCACGGCATTTCCTACTCCACTTGAGCGATCCGCATTTGCTGGGAGGCCCGGATCCTCTGCACGGTGTGGTGGACAGCGACTCCCGGCTCAGACAACTCTTCGACCAGGTGCGTGCCTCCGGTGCGCGCCCTGAAGCCGTGATTTTCACCGGCGATCTGGCCGACCGCGGCGAGGCGGAGGCGTATGCGAAGCTCCGCACCATCGTGGACCCGGCCTGCAGGGCAATGGGGGCCAAGGTCATCTGGGCGATGGGCAACCACGACGACCGGGCCAACTTCCGCACCGGGCTCCTGGACCAGCCGGCCGACGACGCCCCCGTGGACCACAGTTACTTCATCGACGGCCTTCGGATCATCACCCTGGACACCTCGGTGCCGGGCTTCCACCATGGCGAACTCACCCCGCAGCAGTTGGAGTGGCTCGCCGCGGAACTCGCCACCCCGGCGCCGGACGGCACCATCCTGGCCCTGCACCACCCGCCGGTGCCTTCCGTGCTGGACCTGGCGGTGCTGGTCGAACTCCGCGGCCAATCCGCGCTCGCCGGCGTGCTCCGCAACTCCGACGTGCGCACCATCCTGGGCGGGCACCTGCACTACTCGACGTCAGCCACGTTCGCCGGCATCCCCGTCTCGGTTGCGTCGGCCACCTGCTACACCCAGGACCTGAATGTCCCCGTGGGCGGAAGCCGGGGCCGGGACAGCGGGCAGTCCTTCAATCTGGTCCACGTTTACGAGCACACGATTGTGCACTCTGTGGTGCAAGTGGGCGACACCCTGCCCGCGGTGGGCGAGTTCGTTACGGCGGAGGAAACGCAACGGCGCATTGCCGCCGCAGGCATCCGGATTCCGGCCCAGGCTCGGCCCGAGGATCCGGCGAAGGCATCCCATGACCGCCGGATGACCACGCTCAACTAG
- the fdhA gene encoding formaldehyde dehydrogenase, glutathione-independent: MTGNKAVAYKGPGKVELIDIDYPTFELKDGPGVNPANVGRSVRHGVILKTVATNICGSDQHMVRGRTTAPADLVLGHEITGEVVEVGPDVEFIKVGDICSVPFNIACGRCRNCKERKTGICLNVNPDRPGSAYGYVDMGGWVGGQANYVLVPYADWNLLKFPDRDQALEKIMDLTMLSDIFPTGFHGAVTAGVGVGSTVYVAGAGPVGLAAATSAQLLGAAVVIVGDMNEDRLKQARSFGCETVDLSKGGPADQIEQILGVPEVDCGVDAVGFEAKGHGHDAKEAPATVLNSLMELTAAGGALGIPGLYVTGDPGGVDEAAKKGALSLSLGTGWAKSLSFTTGQCPVMKYNRGLMMAILHDRVHIAKNVNAKAISLEDAPKGYAEFDAGAATKYVLNPNGYLS; the protein is encoded by the coding sequence ATGACAGGAAACAAAGCCGTTGCCTACAAGGGGCCAGGAAAAGTCGAACTGATCGACATCGACTACCCCACCTTCGAACTCAAAGACGGCCCGGGGGTCAACCCCGCCAACGTGGGCCGTTCGGTGCGCCATGGCGTAATCCTCAAAACCGTTGCCACGAACATCTGCGGCTCGGACCAGCACATGGTCCGCGGCCGCACCACCGCCCCCGCCGACCTGGTGCTCGGCCACGAAATCACCGGCGAAGTCGTGGAAGTGGGCCCGGACGTCGAATTCATCAAGGTGGGGGACATCTGTTCCGTGCCCTTCAACATCGCCTGCGGACGCTGCCGGAACTGCAAGGAGCGCAAGACCGGCATTTGCCTGAACGTCAACCCCGACCGCCCGGGTAGCGCCTACGGCTACGTGGACATGGGCGGCTGGGTCGGCGGCCAGGCCAACTACGTCCTTGTCCCGTACGCGGACTGGAACCTGCTGAAGTTCCCGGACCGGGACCAGGCCCTGGAGAAGATCATGGACCTGACCATGCTCTCGGATATCTTCCCCACCGGCTTCCATGGCGCCGTCACTGCCGGCGTCGGTGTTGGTTCCACGGTCTATGTGGCCGGGGCCGGGCCGGTTGGGCTGGCGGCCGCCACGAGCGCGCAGCTGCTGGGCGCCGCCGTCGTGATAGTCGGTGACATGAACGAGGACCGGCTGAAGCAGGCGCGCAGCTTCGGGTGCGAGACGGTCGACCTGTCCAAGGGCGGCCCGGCGGACCAGATCGAGCAGATCCTCGGTGTGCCCGAGGTCGATTGCGGTGTGGACGCCGTCGGCTTCGAGGCCAAGGGCCACGGTCACGACGCCAAGGAAGCGCCGGCCACGGTGCTGAACTCCCTGATGGAGCTCACCGCGGCGGGCGGCGCACTCGGCATTCCCGGGCTCTACGTCACCGGGGACCCGGGCGGTGTGGACGAAGCGGCCAAGAAGGGAGCCCTTTCCCTCAGCCTGGGCACCGGATGGGCGAAGTCGCTGAGCTTTACCACGGGGCAGTGCCCGGTGATGAAGTACAACCGCGGGTTGATGATGGCGATCCTGCACGACAGGGTCCACATCGCCAAGAACGTCAACGCCAAGGCGATCTCCCTCGAGGACGCTCCGAAGGGCTATGCCGAGTTCGACGCCGGCGCCGCCACTAAGTATGTCCTCAACCCGAACGGCTACCTGAGCTAG
- a CDS encoding glutathione peroxidase produces MTALHSIPLILNDGTETDFDRFRGQVVLVVNVASQCGFTPQYAGLEALHNKFREEGFTVLGVPCNQFAGQEPGADAEIAEFCQRNFGVTFPLTTKADVRGRHQHPLYARLTKFKNGLLPGLVKWNFEKFLVNRDGEIVARFAPTVEPDSPEVIEAVRQALA; encoded by the coding sequence ATGACAGCCCTGCACTCCATCCCGCTGATACTCAACGACGGCACCGAAACGGACTTTGACCGGTTCAGGGGCCAGGTGGTGCTGGTGGTGAACGTGGCCTCCCAGTGCGGCTTTACGCCGCAGTACGCCGGCCTGGAGGCCCTGCACAACAAGTTCCGCGAGGAAGGCTTCACGGTCCTGGGCGTCCCCTGCAACCAGTTCGCCGGGCAGGAGCCGGGCGCGGACGCCGAGATCGCCGAGTTCTGCCAGCGCAACTTCGGGGTGACGTTCCCGCTCACCACCAAGGCGGATGTCCGGGGCCGGCACCAGCACCCGCTCTACGCCCGGCTGACAAAGTTTAAGAACGGCCTGCTGCCGGGACTGGTGAAGTGGAACTTCGAAAAGTTCCTGGTAAACCGCGACGGTGAGATCGTCGCCCGCTTCGCCCCCACCGTCGAGCCCGACTCGCCGGAGGTCATCGAAGCGGTCCGGCAGGCGCTCGCCTGA